From a single Nicotiana tomentosiformis chromosome 2, ASM39032v3, whole genome shotgun sequence genomic region:
- the LOC104092769 gene encoding small ribosomal subunit protein eS8 produces the protein MGISRDSMHKRRATGGKKKAWRKKRKYELGRQPANTKISGNKTVRRIRVRGGNVKWRALRLDTGNYSWGSEATTRKTRILDVVYNASNNELVRTQTLVKSAIVQVDAAPFKQWYLQHYGVDIGRKKKGAAKKETTEEGEAATPAEEAKKSNHVARKLEKRQKDRKLDPHLEEQFGAGRLYACISSRPGQCGRADGYILEGKELEFYMKKLQKKKGKAGSGAAA, from the exons ATGG GTATCTCAAGAGATTCTATGCACAAGAGACGTGCCACTGGTGGAAAGAAGAAAGCTTGGAGGAAGAAGCGAAA GTATGAGCTTGGCCGCCAGCCAGCTAATACTAAGATCTCAGGCAACAAGACAGTCAGGCGAATTCGTGTGCGTGGTGGTAATGTGAAGTGGAGGGCACTGAGATTGGACACTGGAAACTATTCATGGGGTAGTGAGGCAACCACACGCAAGACTCGTATCCTTGATGTGGTTTACAATGCCTCGAACAATGAACTTGTCCGCACACAAACACTGGTCAAGAGTGCAATTGTTCAAGTTGATGCTGCACCATTTAAACAGTGGTATCTCCAGCATTATGGTGTTGACATTGGTAGGAAGAAGAAGGGGGCTGCTAAGAAGGAAACTACTGAG GAGGGAGAAGCTGCTACACCTGCTGAGGAAGCTAAGAAGAGCAACCATGTAGCCCGGAAACTTGAGAAACGTCAGAAGGATCGTAAACTTGATCCTCATCTCGAAGAGCAATTTGGTGCTGGTAGGCTATATGCCTGTATCTCATCCCGCCCCGGTCAATGTGGCAGAGCAGACGG GTACATTTTGGAAGGGAAAGAGTTGGAGTTCTATATGAAGAAACTTCAAAAGAAGAAAGGCAAGGCTGGATCTGGTGCTGCTGCTTAA